Part of the Vagococcus teuberi genome, CCAAATGCAAAGCTCCAATCTTCATCATCATTAACAACTAAGTTAATCATAACGTCTTCTTTCCGAATACCCAATTCATCATTTAAAGCAGTCACTAAATTGTGGTAAAACTGTTTTTTTTGTTCAGTTGTTCTGGGGCGAGTAATAAGACTAAATAGAAGAACATCTTTTGTTCGTTCAAATCCTAAACCAGTATCCAATATTTGCATTTCATACGGTTCGTGTTGGCTGACTATTTGGTATCTATCACCAATAGGTGCATCAAAGGCTTCTAACATCACTCTATAGGAAATTTTTAGAATTTCTTCTATTTCTTCTTGTTGTCGTCCTTTTATCATATCAATTTTCATTAATGGCATTAAAAGATTCCTCCCATAACTTAGTGATTAAAGTATCTCAAATTTAACCAACATAATCAAATTGAATGCATCAGTTTATTAAAAGTTAATCAAAAATATTTCTTTTATACTTAAAAATATATGGTTAGATATAAAAAAATATATATTATGATTTGACATAAATGT contains:
- a CDS encoding tautomerase family protein translates to MPLMKIDMIKGRQQEEIEEILKISYRVMLEAFDAPIGDRYQIVSQHEPYEMQILDTGLGFERTKDVLLFSLITRPRTTEQKKQFYHNLVTALNDELGIRKEDVMINLVVNDDEDWSFAFGKAQFLTGEL